GACGACATTTCCCGGCTTCTTGCTGCCAATGTGGTCTAACCTTACGCTCAAGTTCGCTCCCTCCTGTCGCTGGGACGCGCCTACGGTGTCCCCTTAGCTCTACGTTAGACATCAGGAACGAACGGTGCAGATTCGACGATTCAAGCCAGGCGAAGAGGCCGCCCTCTTCGAGGTCCACTACTCAGCGATCCATCAGGTGGCCTCGCACGACTACTCTCTAGAGCAAATCGAGGCTTGGGCACCACCGGATTTGGATCCGGCACTTTGGGAGCGCCGCATAAGGGACATAAACCCGTATGTGGTGGAGTTGGACGGATGTGTGGTTGCCTATGCCGACCTACAGGCGAATGGATACATTGACCACTTCTTCGTGTCAGGCGCACACCCAGGCCGGGGACTGGGGTCCATGCTCATGACGCACATTCTTAAGGAGGCCCAATCGCTCGACCTTTTGGAGCTCACTTCCGATGTGAGTCGCACGGCCCAAGGGTTCTACGAGAGGTTTGGATTTCGGGTCGTCGAGCAACGCACGCCTGTACGCCGCGGGGTAGCGATTCCGAACGCCCTGATGCGGTTGGAGCTGAAAAGTGGTTGACGGGCAGGCTCTGCTAAGGTCTAACAAGACGTTCGACACGGACACGCGCCGACAGGGCGCCGCGAGACTTTCTGGTGAGCGTATGCCTCGCGGCGCCCTGCCGGTGCGTGCCGGTCAACTCCAACGTTGAATGTCAGTTCATCGGTTGCCTGCCGACATCGAGCGCAAACCTTCGAATGTCAACTAGGGGTCTAAACATCACTGTCAACCAAACATCCTGAATGGCCGCTTTTACATCAACCATTCATCATCCCACGTCGCCGAGATAATCCTTCTTACCGATTTCCAGCCCGTTATGCCGCAAAATGGCGTAGGTGGTGGTAACGTGAAAATAAACATTCGGCAGCACGAAGTCTGTCACGTAAGTCAAACCCGTAAAGGTCGATGTTCGATCATGCCGGGGTAGCAAAATGGTGTTGTCTTCGCTACCGTCGATTTGGCTGGCAGTAAACGAATTGATATGTGCCAGT
Above is a window of Methylomonas koyamae DNA encoding:
- a CDS encoding GNAT family N-acetyltransferase, translated to MQIRRFKPGEEAALFEVHYSAIHQVASHDYSLEQIEAWAPPDLDPALWERRIRDINPYVVELDGCVVAYADLQANGYIDHFFVSGAHPGRGLGSMLMTHILKEAQSLDLLELTSDVSRTAQGFYERFGFRVVEQRTPVRRGVAIPNALMRLELKSG